A genomic region of Acidobacteriota bacterium contains the following coding sequences:
- the atpH gene encoding ATP synthase F1 subunit delta: MTRRAGAAKEARALFDVALAQGDPAVVGRDLEAFAALVAAHGELSRVIASAIVPPARKAAVVAGVASTAGYSPIVSRLLTILAERDELSLVEPLATAYRARLMQHQQIVEAHVTTAVPLPDDRRAALEESLAAATGKQVRLSASVDPSILGGVVTRMGSVVYDGSVSGNLERLRQTLAEGA, encoded by the coding sequence ATGACTAGGCGGGCGGGGGCGGCCAAGGAGGCCCGAGCGCTGTTCGACGTGGCGCTGGCCCAGGGCGATCCGGCGGTCGTCGGACGCGACCTCGAGGCGTTCGCGGCGCTCGTCGCCGCGCACGGCGAGCTGTCGCGGGTCATCGCGAGCGCGATCGTCCCTCCGGCCCGCAAGGCGGCGGTGGTCGCCGGTGTGGCGTCGACGGCGGGCTACTCACCGATCGTGTCGAGGCTCCTGACGATCCTGGCCGAGCGCGACGAGTTGTCGCTCGTCGAGCCGCTCGCCACGGCCTACCGCGCCCGTCTGATGCAGCACCAGCAGATCGTCGAGGCCCACGTGACGACGGCCGTTCCGCTTCCCGACGATCGCCGGGCGGCGCTCGAAGAGAGTCTTGCGGCGGCAACGGGCAAACAGGTGCGTCTGTCGGCGAGCGTGGATCCGTCGATCCTCGGCGGCGTCGTGACGCGGATGGGCAGTGTGGTCTACGACGGGAGCGTCTCCGGGAATCTCGAACGGCTGCGTCAGACGTTGGCAGAGGGCGCGTAA
- a CDS encoding ATP synthase F0 subunit B, with the protein MHAIDPTPRMRRTRRWALVLSLIALLFVVAPVLVGSAAAAGTEGEHHEESLGAFLSRVVNSALLFGGIYYLVRKPLAEHLARRSAQITADLATARETNATATIRLQEIEGRLRQLPAELDELRRRGAEEIAAEQERIREQAVHERERLLEQTRREIDRRLRTARRELGELTAHLAVDVARARLAAQMTADDQYRLIDRYAVQMRTTHD; encoded by the coding sequence ATGCACGCGATCGATCCCACACCCCGTATGCGCCGGACGCGCCGGTGGGCGCTCGTCCTGTCGTTGATCGCCCTGCTGTTCGTCGTGGCGCCCGTCCTGGTGGGTTCGGCCGCCGCGGCCGGCACCGAAGGCGAGCACCACGAAGAGAGCCTGGGGGCATTCCTCTCGCGCGTCGTCAACTCGGCGCTGCTGTTTGGCGGAATCTACTATCTCGTGCGAAAGCCGCTCGCCGAGCATCTCGCACGACGCTCGGCGCAGATCACGGCCGACCTCGCGACGGCACGAGAGACGAACGCGACGGCCACCATCAGGCTGCAGGAGATCGAAGGTCGGCTTCGGCAGCTGCCGGCCGAGCTCGACGAACTGCGGCGCCGAGGCGCCGAAGAGATCGCGGCCGAGCAGGAGCGCATCCGCGAACAGGCTGTGCACGAGCGCGAGCGGCTCCTCGAGCAGACGCGCCGCGAGATCGATCGGCGCCTGCGCACGGCCCGGCGCGAGCTGGGCGAGCTGACGGCGCACCTGGCGGTCGACGTCGCGAGGGCGCGTCTTGCGGCGCAGATGACCGCCGACGACCAGTACCGCCTGATCGACCGGTACGCCGTGCAGATGAGGACGACGCATGACTAG
- a CDS encoding ATP synthase F0 subunit B translates to MSLDLSVLWVIASVLLCVFLLNTLVFKPLLRVMHERESAIESARGLAERAAHEARAATDEFEAKTAAARAEVYRGLEASRQEGLAERGRLLEQTRVETEAAVAQAAESLRAETEAAKARLTAEAEQLGGEIAEKVLDRRVS, encoded by the coding sequence GTGAGTCTGGACCTTTCGGTCCTCTGGGTTATCGCGTCGGTCCTGCTCTGCGTGTTCCTGCTGAACACGCTGGTGTTCAAGCCCCTGCTGCGGGTCATGCACGAGCGCGAGTCGGCCATCGAGTCGGCGCGCGGGCTGGCCGAACGCGCGGCGCACGAGGCCCGGGCCGCGACCGACGAGTTCGAGGCGAAGACCGCAGCGGCCCGCGCCGAGGTCTATCGTGGGCTCGAAGCCTCCCGCCAGGAGGGCCTCGCCGAGCGCGGCCGGTTGCTCGAGCAGACGCGCGTCGAGACAGAGGCGGCCGTCGCCCAGGCGGCGGAATCGTTGCGGGCCGAGACCGAGGCCGCGAAGGCGCGGCTGACAGCCGAGGCCGAGCAGCTCGGCGGCGAGATCGCCGAGAAGGTGCTCGACCGGCGCGTTTCGTGA
- the selD gene encoding selenide, water dikinase SelD, whose amino-acid sequence MLSDLPVPADPRVLVDFRTADDAGVYALESGDALVQTVDFFTPIVDDPFHYGQIAAANAVSDVYAMGGRPLTALAIAAFPLKDFDPSSVKAIFRGGFEKLREAGVTLLGGHTVQDAEVKFGYAVTGLVSPQALWTNAGARPGDVLLLTKAIGTGIVATAIKHERAGEWEAPAVASMSLLNLHAAEAFAALGPGAVHACTDITGFALLGHAVEMAEASGVTLVVERARVPFLPGAETLVARNRTGGGAANAGYFGPRVGLDPAIGDDHRALLYDPQTSGGLLVALDPAREREAISRVHGAGGLIERIGRVEARSACAVRVT is encoded by the coding sequence GTGTTGAGCGACCTGCCCGTGCCCGCCGACCCCCGCGTCCTCGTCGACTTCCGGACCGCGGACGATGCCGGTGTCTACGCGCTCGAGAGCGGCGACGCGCTCGTGCAGACCGTCGACTTCTTCACGCCGATCGTCGACGACCCGTTCCACTACGGACAAATCGCGGCCGCCAATGCCGTGAGCGACGTGTACGCCATGGGAGGGCGGCCCCTCACGGCCCTCGCCATCGCGGCGTTCCCCCTGAAGGACTTCGACCCGTCCTCGGTGAAGGCCATCTTCCGTGGAGGGTTCGAGAAACTTCGCGAGGCCGGCGTCACGCTGCTCGGCGGCCACACCGTGCAGGACGCCGAGGTGAAGTTCGGGTACGCCGTGACGGGCCTCGTGTCGCCGCAGGCCCTGTGGACCAACGCGGGGGCCCGCCCCGGTGACGTCCTGCTCCTGACCAAGGCGATTGGGACCGGCATCGTGGCGACCGCCATCAAGCACGAACGGGCCGGCGAGTGGGAAGCGCCGGCCGTGGCCAGCATGAGCCTGCTGAACCTCCACGCGGCCGAAGCGTTTGCCGCCCTCGGTCCGGGCGCCGTGCACGCCTGCACCGACATCACGGGCTTCGCCCTGCTCGGCCATGCCGTCGAGATGGCGGAGGCGAGCGGGGTGACCCTCGTCGTGGAGCGCGCGCGGGTGCCCTTCCTGCCGGGCGCAGAGACGCTCGTCGCACGCAATCGCACGGGTGGAGGCGCGGCCAACGCCGGGTACTTCGGCCCACGAGTGGGGCTCGACCCGGCCATCGGAGACGACCACCGCGCGCTGCTCTACGACCCGCAGACATCGGGCGGTCTGCTCGTGGCGCTCGATCCCGCGCGCGAACGCGAGGCGATCTCACGCGTGCACGGAGCCGGAGGCCTCATCGAGCGGATCGGCCGGGTGGAGGCGCGTTCGGCCTGCGCCGTCCGCGTCACGTGA
- a CDS encoding ParB/RepB/Spo0J family partition protein: MKTAKPDKRPALGRGLSALIPDTTPARDTPTEVDLDLLQPNRFQPRVQFDEQRLAELAQSIRANGVIQPILVRKTARTYEIIAGERRWRAAQLAGLLKVPVVVKEVPDERLLEVALIENIQRENLNPIDEALAYQRLGQEFGLTQDAIATAVGKDRSSVANFIRLLKLPVKAQQMVASGTLQMGHARALLAIEGDSRLLALAQQVADRGLSVRETEQLVRRASSPPAPSVPPAPAAPDVHTRHAEERLRLTLGTRVRITRKAKGGRIEIDFVSEDELQRLYEQLVGA; this comes from the coding sequence ATGAAGACAGCCAAGCCAGACAAGCGACCAGCCCTCGGCCGCGGCCTGAGCGCCCTCATCCCGGACACGACGCCGGCGCGCGACACGCCGACCGAGGTCGACCTCGATCTCCTGCAGCCCAACCGGTTCCAGCCACGCGTCCAGTTCGACGAGCAACGCCTGGCGGAACTGGCGCAGTCCATCAGAGCCAACGGCGTCATCCAGCCAATCCTCGTCAGGAAGACTGCCAGAACCTACGAGATCATCGCCGGGGAGCGGCGATGGCGGGCCGCCCAGCTCGCCGGCCTGCTCAAAGTACCGGTGGTCGTCAAGGAGGTTCCCGATGAGCGGTTGCTCGAAGTCGCCCTGATCGAAAACATCCAGCGCGAGAACCTCAACCCCATCGACGAGGCGCTTGCTTACCAGCGCCTCGGTCAGGAGTTCGGTCTCACGCAGGACGCCATCGCCACCGCCGTGGGCAAGGACAGATCATCAGTTGCTAACTTCATTAGATTGTTGAAGTTGCCAGTTAAGGCCCAGCAGATGGTCGCGTCGGGGACCCTCCAGATGGGACACGCCCGGGCCCTGCTGGCCATCGAAGGCGACTCTCGGCTGCTCGCGCTCGCACAACAGGTGGCCGACCGCGGGCTCTCCGTCCGCGAAACCGAACAGCTCGTCAGGCGCGCGTCGAGCCCGCCCGCCCCCAGCGTCCCTCCAGCCCCGGCAGCCCCTGACGTTCACACGCGACACGCCGAGGAACGATTGCGGCTGACACTCGGCACCAGGGTCAGAATCACGAGAAAGGCGAAAGGAGGGCGAATCGAGATCGACTTCGTCTCCGAAGACGAACTGCAGCGGCTCTACGAACAGCTCGTTGGCGCCTGA
- a CDS encoding ParA family protein, with the protein MSAVKTSRVIAISNQKGGVGKTTTAINLAACLALAEQRVLAIDLDPQANLTSGLGRRAEARESGTIYECLTATNGESIDLPLLSTGIDGLTLVPADRNLTGAEIELIGVDHRESRLRAVLHPVRARYDYILVDTPPSLGLLTLNALVAADSVLIPLHCEYFALEGLADLVATLKRVRLALNPDLDIAGVLLTMHDERTNLAQQVARDIREFFGEKVFATTIPRNIRLGEAPSHGLPVILYDVRSRGAEAYLALAKEVLHRQSHPVAGR; encoded by the coding sequence ATCTCGGCCGTCAAGACGTCCAGGGTCATCGCCATCTCGAACCAGAAGGGCGGCGTCGGCAAGACGACCACCGCTATCAACCTCGCGGCCTGCCTGGCCCTCGCGGAACAGCGCGTCCTGGCCATCGACCTCGACCCGCAGGCCAACCTGACGAGCGGCCTCGGCCGGCGCGCCGAGGCCAGGGAGTCCGGCACCATTTACGAGTGCCTCACCGCGACGAATGGTGAGTCGATCGACCTGCCTCTGCTGAGCACCGGAATCGATGGGCTCACACTCGTGCCAGCCGACCGGAACCTCACCGGAGCGGAGATCGAGCTCATCGGCGTCGACCACCGTGAATCGCGCCTGCGGGCCGTCCTCCACCCGGTGCGCGCTCGCTACGACTACATCCTCGTCGACACACCGCCGTCGCTCGGCCTGCTGACCCTCAATGCACTCGTGGCCGCCGACAGCGTCCTGATCCCGCTGCACTGCGAGTACTTCGCCCTCGAGGGGCTGGCGGACCTGGTGGCCACGCTCAAACGGGTCCGGTTGGCACTCAACCCGGATCTCGACATCGCCGGCGTGCTGCTCACCATGCACGACGAACGCACCAACCTCGCCCAGCAGGTCGCACGGGACATCCGCGAGTTCTTCGGCGAGAAGGTGTTCGCCACCACCATCCCCCGGAACATCCGGCTCGGCGAGGCACCAAGCCACGGCCTGCCCGTCATTCTCTACGACGTCCGATCGCGTGGAGCCGAAGCCTACCTCGCGCTGGCGAAAGAAGTGCTGCACCGCCAGTCACACCCGGTCGCCGGGCGATGA
- the rsmG gene encoding 16S rRNA (guanine(527)-N(7))-methyltransferase RsmG, producing MRASETARRLVRRAQRAHVDLRASAVDSLVAYFELLQVWNRKINLTSLTDPDEAVDRLLLEPVVASRYVDASAGHLLDVGSGGGSPAIPLKVMLPASRLWMVESKIRKSAFLREVVRQLGLEDAQVETARFEELLSRPEMNESMDLVTVRAVRMDRRALLALQAFLRPGGEVFFFTGPGGGVESILPPQLALVGSVPLVLSLSSRLVRLRKV from the coding sequence GTGCGCGCGAGTGAGACGGCGCGACGCCTGGTGCGACGTGCGCAGCGGGCGCACGTCGATCTCAGGGCGAGTGCGGTCGACTCGCTCGTCGCGTACTTCGAGTTGTTGCAGGTCTGGAACCGCAAGATCAACCTCACGTCGCTGACCGACCCCGACGAAGCGGTCGACCGTCTGCTGCTCGAACCGGTCGTGGCCTCGCGCTACGTCGATGCCTCGGCGGGCCACCTGCTCGACGTGGGGTCTGGGGGTGGGTCACCGGCGATTCCCCTGAAAGTCATGCTCCCGGCGAGCCGACTGTGGATGGTCGAGTCGAAGATCAGGAAGTCGGCGTTTCTTCGCGAGGTGGTGCGCCAACTTGGGCTCGAGGACGCGCAGGTCGAGACGGCCCGCTTCGAGGAGTTACTGTCGCGACCCGAGATGAACGAGTCGATGGATCTCGTCACCGTCAGGGCGGTCAGAATGGATCGAAGGGCGCTGTTGGCCCTCCAGGCTTTCCTCCGGCCGGGCGGAGAGGTGTTCTTCTTCACCGGACCAGGCGGAGGGGTCGAGTCGATCCTGCCACCGCAATTGGCGCTGGTTGGCAGCGTTCCGTTGGTACTCTCGTTGTCGAGCCGGTTGGTTCGCCTGAGAAAAGTTTGA